The following proteins are co-located in the Onychomys torridus chromosome 6, mOncTor1.1, whole genome shotgun sequence genome:
- the Samd7 gene encoding sterile alpha motif domain-containing protein 7: MINPVMSVNPLLTPSAHQRIPLVSSPFGPPVVDRDVLSSNLAPTDPSQFCAPSQFGSSVVPNANMPNPLPSHFYSGWGILPPEPLKAMHTRNEMIEGHHTARAEIEMYSLYHQRRMERVNPKGLTGLGIPLFYGSSCLGGPAGFQGRSTLPASDLHLHRSTPRHLQGNPVLLTTRPHFTECWGQKHRLRRGPVYQKPLESDTDRFKSQAEEKSSGPMVPYEEEENIKDPEIEVDNSQKSREMDEKLTSGLTNPCGELQPSQTKPPSLEAKAWDSGKEKPSEQGCEGYNEQNGVGLPISILPLSGTHELVALRENRSSADIQKWTVDDVHNFIRSLPGCSDYAQVFKDHAIDGETLPLLTEQHLRGTMGLKLGPALKIQSQVSQHVGNMFRKKIPSLPTHARQASDHPADTAPLLDINSWSDGLSIPCSQDIMIPKSTEQDSMRN; encoded by the exons ATGATAAACCCAGTGATGTCTGTGAACCCTTTATTGACACCTTCAGCACATCAGAGGATCCCACTGGTTTCCTCACCATTTGGGCCTCCAGTTGTGGACAG agaTGTCTTGTCCTCCAATTTAGCTCCAACTGATCCAAGCCAGTTTTGTGCTCCCTCCCAATTTGGATCCTCTGTTGTCCCGAACGCAAACATGCCAAACCCGCTGCCGAGCCACTTCTACTCAG GTTGGGGCATTTTACCACCTGAACCCCTAAAGGCCATGCACACAAGGAATGAGATGATTGAAGGGCATCACACTGCCAG gGCAGAAATAGAAATGTATTCTCTTTACCACCAAAGGAGGATGGAAAGAGTTAATCCCAAGGGACTCACTGGCCTGGGGATACCACTCTTTTATGGGTCTAGTTGCCTGGGTGGCCCTGCAGGCTTCCAAGGCAGGAGCACACTGCCTGCCAGTGATCTGCATTTACACAGAAGCACCCCCAGACACCTTCAGGGAAATCCTGTTCTGCTGACAACTAGACCACACTTTACAGAGTGCTGGGGCCAGAAACACCGACTCAGGAGAGGTCCAGTCTACCAGAAACCTCTAGAGAGCGATACTGACAGATTCAAAAGTCAAGCAGAAGAAAAAAGCTCAGGCCCGATGGTTCCCTATGAAGAAGAAGAGAATATCAAGGATCCAGAAATCGAGGTAGACAACAGCCAGAAGTCCAGGGAAATGGATGAAAAGCTGACTTCAGGACTCACCAATCCCTGTGGAGAGCTCCAGCCAAGCCAGACAAAACCCCCTTCCCTAGAGGCCAAGGCTTGGGATAGTGGGAAGGAAAAGCCCTCTGAACAGGGCTGTGAAGGCTACAATGAACAGAACGGGGTTGGCCTGCCCATTTCCATCCTGCCTCTGTCAG GAACACATGAACTGGTTGCTCTTAGGGAAAACCGTTCTTCGGCTGATATTCAGAAATGGACTGTAGATGACGTGCATAACTTCATCAGAAGCCTTCCGGGCTGTTCGGACTATGCCCAG GTATTTAAGGATCATGCGATTGATGGAGAAACACTGCCCCTTCTCACCGAGCAGCATCTTCGAGGCACCATGGGGCTGAAGCTTGGGCCAGCACTAAAAATTCAGTCTCAG GTATCTCAGCATGTTGGAAATATGTTCCGCAAGAAAATTCCTTCACTTCCCACCCATGCAAGGCAAGCGTCTGACCATCCAGCAGACACAGCCCCTCTTTTGGATATTAATTCCTGGAGTGATGGTTTGAGTATTCCTTGTTCCCAGGATATAATGATTCCCAAAAGTACTGAGCAAGATAGTATGAGAAATTAA